The following are encoded in a window of Bos indicus isolate NIAB-ARS_2022 breed Sahiwal x Tharparkar chromosome 7, NIAB-ARS_B.indTharparkar_mat_pri_1.0, whole genome shotgun sequence genomic DNA:
- the STK11 gene encoding serine/threonine-protein kinase STK11 isoform X2, translating to MEVADPQQLGMFTEGELMSVGMDTFIHRIDSTEVIYQPRRKRAKLIGKYLMGDLLGEGSYGKVKEVLDSETLCRRAVKILKKKKLRRIPNGEANVKKEIQLLRRLRHRNVIQLVDVLYNEEKQKMYMVMEYCVCGMQEMLDSVPEKRFPVCQAHGYFCQLVDGLEYLHSQGIVHKDIKPGNLLLTTGGTLKISDLGVAEALHPFAEDDTCRTSQGSPAFQPPEIANGLDTFSGFKVDIWSAGVTLYNITTGLYPFEGDNIYKLFENIGKGDYTIPGDCGPPLSDLLRGMLEYEPAKRFSIQQIRQHSWFRKKHPPAEQPVPIPPSADCKDRWRGMTVMPYLEDLHGCADDVDDELFDIEDDVIYTQDFTVPGSGGGGWAECTEPGPSQGCVREWHRHHPAEYQVEGRAPGQRRLQPCPQGLLGQQQDPPAVGLQTAMRVAARRESMLPVTQDLAWPRSDPPVSWS from the exons ATGGAGGTGGCGGACCCGCAGCAACTGGGCATGTTTACAGAGGGCGAGCTGATGTCGGTGGGGATGGACACATTCATCCACCGGATCGACTCCACCGAGGTCATCTACCAGCCCCGCCGCAAGCGGGCCAAGCTCATCGGAAAGTACCTGATGGGGGACCTGCTGGGGGAGGGGTCGTACGGCAAGGTGAAGGAGGTGCTGGACTCGGAGACACTGTGCAGAAGAGCCGTCAAAATCCTCAAGAAGAAGAAGTTGCGGAGGATCCCTAACGGGGAGGCCAACGTGAAGAA GGAGATCCAGCTGCTGAGGAGGCTGCGGCACAGGAACGTCATCCAGCTAGTGGATGTGCTGTACAAcgaggagaagcagaagat GTACATGGTGATGGAGTACTGCGTGTGTggcatgcaggagatgctggacaGTGTGCCAGAGAAGCGCTTCCCTGTGTGCCAGGCCCATGG GTATTTCTGCCAGCTGGTGGACGGCCTGGAATACCTGCACAGCCAGGGCATCGTGCACAAGGATATCAAGCCCGGCAACTTGCTGCTCACCACTGGTGGCACGCTCAAGATCTCTGACCTGGGTGTGGCTGAG GCACTGCACCCGTTTGCTGAGGATGACACGTGCCGGACCAGCCAGGGCTCTCCAGCATTCCAGCCACCTGAGATTGCCAATGGCCTGGACACCTTCTCTGGCTTCAAGGTGGACATCTGGTCAGCTGGAGTCACGCT CTACAACATCACAACAGGCCTGTACCCATTCGAGGGCGACAACATCTACAAGCTGTTTGAGAACATCGGGAAGGGGGACTACACCATACCGGGGGACTGTGGGCCCCCACTCTCAGACCTGCTCAGAG GGATGCTGGAGTATGAGCCGGCCAAGCGGTTCTCCATACAGCAGATCCGGCAGCACAG CTGGTTCCGGAAGAAGCACCCACCAGCTGAGCAGCCGGTGCCCATCCCGCCCAGCGCGGACTGCAAGGACCGGTGGCGGGGCATGACAGTGATGCCCTACCTGGAGGACCTGCACGGCTGTGCTGACGACGTGGACGACGAGCTCTTCGACATTGAGGACGACGTCATCTACACTCAGGACTTCACAGTGCCGG GTtctggaggaggaggctgggcggAGTGCACAGAACCGGGTCCTTCCCAAGGCTGTGTGCGTGAATGGCACCGACACCACCCAGCTGAATACCAGGTCGAGGGCAGAGCGCCGGGCCAGCGCCGCCTCCAACCCTGCCCGCAAGGCCTGCTCGGCCAGCAGCAAGATCCGCCGGCTGTCGGCCTGCAAACAGCAATGAGGGTGGCTGCCCGCAG GGAGAGCATGCTGCCTGTGACACAGGACCTTGCTTGGCCCAGAAGTGACCCACCTGTGTCCTGGTCTTAG
- the STK11 gene encoding serine/threonine-protein kinase STK11 isoform X1, translating to MEVADPQQLGMFTEGELMSVGMDTFIHRIDSTEVIYQPRRKRAKLIGKYLMGDLLGEGSYGKVKEVLDSETLCRRAVKILKKKKLRRIPNGEANVKKEIQLLRRLRHRNVIQLVDVLYNEEKQKMYMVMEYCVCGMQEMLDSVPEKRFPVCQAHGYFCQLVDGLEYLHSQGIVHKDIKPGNLLLTTGGTLKISDLGVAEALHPFAEDDTCRTSQGSPAFQPPEIANGLDTFSGFKVDIWSAGVTLYNITTGLYPFEGDNIYKLFENIGKGDYTIPGDCGPPLSDLLRGMLEYEPAKRFSIQQIRQHSWFRKKHPPAEQPVPIPPSADCKDRWRGMTVMPYLEDLHGCADDVDDELFDIEDDVIYTQDFTVPGSGGGGWAECTEPGPSQGCVREWHRHHPAEYQVEGRAPGQRRLQPCPQGLLGQQQDPPAVGLQTAMRVAARSPSPGAWPGPAQSSHRQLACCSLPRKAATAPSVLTAPLEARGSWRAVAGGQQGLESGPPSVAGGHNLLLTAILC from the exons ATGGAGGTGGCGGACCCGCAGCAACTGGGCATGTTTACAGAGGGCGAGCTGATGTCGGTGGGGATGGACACATTCATCCACCGGATCGACTCCACCGAGGTCATCTACCAGCCCCGCCGCAAGCGGGCCAAGCTCATCGGAAAGTACCTGATGGGGGACCTGCTGGGGGAGGGGTCGTACGGCAAGGTGAAGGAGGTGCTGGACTCGGAGACACTGTGCAGAAGAGCCGTCAAAATCCTCAAGAAGAAGAAGTTGCGGAGGATCCCTAACGGGGAGGCCAACGTGAAGAA GGAGATCCAGCTGCTGAGGAGGCTGCGGCACAGGAACGTCATCCAGCTAGTGGATGTGCTGTACAAcgaggagaagcagaagat GTACATGGTGATGGAGTACTGCGTGTGTggcatgcaggagatgctggacaGTGTGCCAGAGAAGCGCTTCCCTGTGTGCCAGGCCCATGG GTATTTCTGCCAGCTGGTGGACGGCCTGGAATACCTGCACAGCCAGGGCATCGTGCACAAGGATATCAAGCCCGGCAACTTGCTGCTCACCACTGGTGGCACGCTCAAGATCTCTGACCTGGGTGTGGCTGAG GCACTGCACCCGTTTGCTGAGGATGACACGTGCCGGACCAGCCAGGGCTCTCCAGCATTCCAGCCACCTGAGATTGCCAATGGCCTGGACACCTTCTCTGGCTTCAAGGTGGACATCTGGTCAGCTGGAGTCACGCT CTACAACATCACAACAGGCCTGTACCCATTCGAGGGCGACAACATCTACAAGCTGTTTGAGAACATCGGGAAGGGGGACTACACCATACCGGGGGACTGTGGGCCCCCACTCTCAGACCTGCTCAGAG GGATGCTGGAGTATGAGCCGGCCAAGCGGTTCTCCATACAGCAGATCCGGCAGCACAG CTGGTTCCGGAAGAAGCACCCACCAGCTGAGCAGCCGGTGCCCATCCCGCCCAGCGCGGACTGCAAGGACCGGTGGCGGGGCATGACAGTGATGCCCTACCTGGAGGACCTGCACGGCTGTGCTGACGACGTGGACGACGAGCTCTTCGACATTGAGGACGACGTCATCTACACTCAGGACTTCACAGTGCCGG GTtctggaggaggaggctgggcggAGTGCACAGAACCGGGTCCTTCCCAAGGCTGTGTGCGTGAATGGCACCGACACCACCCAGCTGAATACCAGGTCGAGGGCAGAGCGCCGGGCCAGCGCCGCCTCCAACCCTGCCCGCAAGGCCTGCTCGGCCAGCAGCAAGATCCGCCGGCTGTCGGCCTGCAAACAGCAATGAGGGTGGCTGCCCGCAG TCCGTCCCCAGGAGCCTGGCCTGGTCCTGCTCAGTCTTCCCATCGACAGCTGGCCTGCTGCTCACTGCCCAGGAAGGCTGCCACAGCGCCCTCTGTGCTGACTGCTCCTCTGGAAGCCAGAGGGTCCTGGAGGGCTGTGGCTGGGGGACAGCAGGGACTGGAGTCTGGCCCTCCCTCGGTAGCCGGTGGACACAACCTCCTGCTGACTGCAATCCTGTGCTGA
- the STK11 gene encoding serine/threonine-protein kinase STK11 isoform X5 translates to MEVADPQQLGMFTEGELMSVGMDTFIHRIDSTEVIYQPRRKRAKLIGKYLMGDLLGEGSYGKVKEVLDSETLCRRAVKILKKKKLRRIPNGEANVKKEIQLLRRLRHRNVIQLVDVLYNEEKQKMYMVMEYCVCGMQEMLDSVPEKRFPVCQAHGYFCQLVDGLEYLHSQGIVHKDIKPGNLLLTTGGTLKISDLGVAEALHPFAEDDTCRTSQGSPAFQPPEIANGLDTFSGFKVDIWSAGVTLYNITTGLYPFEGDNIYKLFENIGKGDYTIPGDCGPPLSDLLRGMLEYEPAKRFSIQQIRQHSWFRKKHPPAEQPVPIPPSADCKDRWRGMTVMPYLEDLHGCADDVDDELFDIEDDVIYTQDFTVPGGEEASEAGLRERGPRESPCSELSGEEAEARALEELQAEPRP, encoded by the exons ATGGAGGTGGCGGACCCGCAGCAACTGGGCATGTTTACAGAGGGCGAGCTGATGTCGGTGGGGATGGACACATTCATCCACCGGATCGACTCCACCGAGGTCATCTACCAGCCCCGCCGCAAGCGGGCCAAGCTCATCGGAAAGTACCTGATGGGGGACCTGCTGGGGGAGGGGTCGTACGGCAAGGTGAAGGAGGTGCTGGACTCGGAGACACTGTGCAGAAGAGCCGTCAAAATCCTCAAGAAGAAGAAGTTGCGGAGGATCCCTAACGGGGAGGCCAACGTGAAGAA GGAGATCCAGCTGCTGAGGAGGCTGCGGCACAGGAACGTCATCCAGCTAGTGGATGTGCTGTACAAcgaggagaagcagaagat GTACATGGTGATGGAGTACTGCGTGTGTggcatgcaggagatgctggacaGTGTGCCAGAGAAGCGCTTCCCTGTGTGCCAGGCCCATGG GTATTTCTGCCAGCTGGTGGACGGCCTGGAATACCTGCACAGCCAGGGCATCGTGCACAAGGATATCAAGCCCGGCAACTTGCTGCTCACCACTGGTGGCACGCTCAAGATCTCTGACCTGGGTGTGGCTGAG GCACTGCACCCGTTTGCTGAGGATGACACGTGCCGGACCAGCCAGGGCTCTCCAGCATTCCAGCCACCTGAGATTGCCAATGGCCTGGACACCTTCTCTGGCTTCAAGGTGGACATCTGGTCAGCTGGAGTCACGCT CTACAACATCACAACAGGCCTGTACCCATTCGAGGGCGACAACATCTACAAGCTGTTTGAGAACATCGGGAAGGGGGACTACACCATACCGGGGGACTGTGGGCCCCCACTCTCAGACCTGCTCAGAG GGATGCTGGAGTATGAGCCGGCCAAGCGGTTCTCCATACAGCAGATCCGGCAGCACAG CTGGTTCCGGAAGAAGCACCCACCAGCTGAGCAGCCGGTGCCCATCCCGCCCAGCGCGGACTGCAAGGACCGGTGGCGGGGCATGACAGTGATGCCCTACCTGGAGGACCTGCACGGCTGTGCTGACGACGTGGACGACGAGCTCTTCGACATTGAGGACGACGTCATCTACACTCAGGACTTCACAGTGCCGG GTGGCGAGGAGGCGTCTGAGGCAGGGCTTAGAGAGAGAGGCCCACGGGAGAGCCCGTGCTCAGAACTTTCtggagaggaagctgaggccaggGCCTTGGAGGAGCTCCAGGCAGAGCCCAGGCCCTAG
- the STK11 gene encoding serine/threonine-protein kinase STK11 isoform X3: MEVADPQQLGMFTEGELMSVGMDTFIHRIDSTEVIYQPRRKRAKLIGKYLMGDLLGEGSYGKVKEVLDSETLCRRAVKILKKKKLRRIPNGEANVKKEIQLLRRLRHRNVIQLVDVLYNEEKQKMYMVMEYCVCGMQEMLDSVPEKRFPVCQAHGYFCQLVDGLEYLHSQGIVHKDIKPGNLLLTTGGTLKISDLGVAEALHPFAEDDTCRTSQGSPAFQPPEIANGLDTFSGFKVDIWSAGVTLYNITTGLYPFEGDNIYKLFENIGKGDYTIPGDCGPPLSDLLRGMLEYEPAKRFSIQQIRQHSWFRKKHPPAEQPVPIPPSADCKDRWRGMTVMPYLEDLHGCADDVDDELFDIEDDVIYTQDFTVPGSGGGGWAECTEPGPSQGCVREWHRHHPAEYQVEGRAPGQRRLQPCPQGLLGQQQDPPAVGLQTAMRVAARRDPGRACCL, encoded by the exons ATGGAGGTGGCGGACCCGCAGCAACTGGGCATGTTTACAGAGGGCGAGCTGATGTCGGTGGGGATGGACACATTCATCCACCGGATCGACTCCACCGAGGTCATCTACCAGCCCCGCCGCAAGCGGGCCAAGCTCATCGGAAAGTACCTGATGGGGGACCTGCTGGGGGAGGGGTCGTACGGCAAGGTGAAGGAGGTGCTGGACTCGGAGACACTGTGCAGAAGAGCCGTCAAAATCCTCAAGAAGAAGAAGTTGCGGAGGATCCCTAACGGGGAGGCCAACGTGAAGAA GGAGATCCAGCTGCTGAGGAGGCTGCGGCACAGGAACGTCATCCAGCTAGTGGATGTGCTGTACAAcgaggagaagcagaagat GTACATGGTGATGGAGTACTGCGTGTGTggcatgcaggagatgctggacaGTGTGCCAGAGAAGCGCTTCCCTGTGTGCCAGGCCCATGG GTATTTCTGCCAGCTGGTGGACGGCCTGGAATACCTGCACAGCCAGGGCATCGTGCACAAGGATATCAAGCCCGGCAACTTGCTGCTCACCACTGGTGGCACGCTCAAGATCTCTGACCTGGGTGTGGCTGAG GCACTGCACCCGTTTGCTGAGGATGACACGTGCCGGACCAGCCAGGGCTCTCCAGCATTCCAGCCACCTGAGATTGCCAATGGCCTGGACACCTTCTCTGGCTTCAAGGTGGACATCTGGTCAGCTGGAGTCACGCT CTACAACATCACAACAGGCCTGTACCCATTCGAGGGCGACAACATCTACAAGCTGTTTGAGAACATCGGGAAGGGGGACTACACCATACCGGGGGACTGTGGGCCCCCACTCTCAGACCTGCTCAGAG GGATGCTGGAGTATGAGCCGGCCAAGCGGTTCTCCATACAGCAGATCCGGCAGCACAG CTGGTTCCGGAAGAAGCACCCACCAGCTGAGCAGCCGGTGCCCATCCCGCCCAGCGCGGACTGCAAGGACCGGTGGCGGGGCATGACAGTGATGCCCTACCTGGAGGACCTGCACGGCTGTGCTGACGACGTGGACGACGAGCTCTTCGACATTGAGGACGACGTCATCTACACTCAGGACTTCACAGTGCCGG GTtctggaggaggaggctgggcggAGTGCACAGAACCGGGTCCTTCCCAAGGCTGTGTGCGTGAATGGCACCGACACCACCCAGCTGAATACCAGGTCGAGGGCAGAGCGCCGGGCCAGCGCCGCCTCCAACCCTGCCCGCAAGGCCTGCTCGGCCAGCAGCAAGATCCGCCGGCTGTCGGCCTGCAAACAGCAATGAGGGTGGCTGCCCGCAG GGATCCAGGGAGAGCATGCTGCCTGTGA
- the STK11 gene encoding serine/threonine-protein kinase STK11 isoform X4: MEVADPQQLGMFTEGELMSVGMDTFIHRIDSTEVIYQPRRKRAKLIGKYLMGDLLGEGSYGKVKEVLDSETLCRRAVKILKKKKLRRIPNGEANVKKEIQLLRRLRHRNVIQLVDVLYNEEKQKMYMVMEYCVCGMQEMLDSVPEKRFPVCQAHGYFCQLVDGLEYLHSQGIVHKDIKPGNLLLTTGGTLKISDLGVAEALHPFAEDDTCRTSQGSPAFQPPEIANGLDTFSGFKVDIWSAGVTLYNITTGLYPFEGDNIYKLFENIGKGDYTIPGDCGPPLSDLLRGMLEYEPAKRFSIQQIRQHSWFRKKHPPAEQPVPIPPSADCKDRWRGMTVMPYLEDLHGCADDVDDELFDIEDDVIYTQDFTVPGQVLEEEAGRSAQNRVLPKAVCVNGTDTTQLNTRSRAERRASAASNPARKACSASSKIRRLSACKQQ, from the exons ATGGAGGTGGCGGACCCGCAGCAACTGGGCATGTTTACAGAGGGCGAGCTGATGTCGGTGGGGATGGACACATTCATCCACCGGATCGACTCCACCGAGGTCATCTACCAGCCCCGCCGCAAGCGGGCCAAGCTCATCGGAAAGTACCTGATGGGGGACCTGCTGGGGGAGGGGTCGTACGGCAAGGTGAAGGAGGTGCTGGACTCGGAGACACTGTGCAGAAGAGCCGTCAAAATCCTCAAGAAGAAGAAGTTGCGGAGGATCCCTAACGGGGAGGCCAACGTGAAGAA GGAGATCCAGCTGCTGAGGAGGCTGCGGCACAGGAACGTCATCCAGCTAGTGGATGTGCTGTACAAcgaggagaagcagaagat GTACATGGTGATGGAGTACTGCGTGTGTggcatgcaggagatgctggacaGTGTGCCAGAGAAGCGCTTCCCTGTGTGCCAGGCCCATGG GTATTTCTGCCAGCTGGTGGACGGCCTGGAATACCTGCACAGCCAGGGCATCGTGCACAAGGATATCAAGCCCGGCAACTTGCTGCTCACCACTGGTGGCACGCTCAAGATCTCTGACCTGGGTGTGGCTGAG GCACTGCACCCGTTTGCTGAGGATGACACGTGCCGGACCAGCCAGGGCTCTCCAGCATTCCAGCCACCTGAGATTGCCAATGGCCTGGACACCTTCTCTGGCTTCAAGGTGGACATCTGGTCAGCTGGAGTCACGCT CTACAACATCACAACAGGCCTGTACCCATTCGAGGGCGACAACATCTACAAGCTGTTTGAGAACATCGGGAAGGGGGACTACACCATACCGGGGGACTGTGGGCCCCCACTCTCAGACCTGCTCAGAG GGATGCTGGAGTATGAGCCGGCCAAGCGGTTCTCCATACAGCAGATCCGGCAGCACAG CTGGTTCCGGAAGAAGCACCCACCAGCTGAGCAGCCGGTGCCCATCCCGCCCAGCGCGGACTGCAAGGACCGGTGGCGGGGCATGACAGTGATGCCCTACCTGGAGGACCTGCACGGCTGTGCTGACGACGTGGACGACGAGCTCTTCGACATTGAGGACGACGTCATCTACACTCAGGACTTCACAGTGCCGG GTCAGGTtctggaggaggaggctgggcggAGTGCACAGAACCGGGTCCTTCCCAAGGCTGTGTGCGTGAATGGCACCGACACCACCCAGCTGAATACCAGGTCGAGGGCAGAGCGCCGGGCCAGCGCCGCCTCCAACCCTGCCCGCAAGGCCTGCTCGGCCAGCAGCAAGATCCGCCGGCTGTCGGCCTGCAAACAGCAATGA